A window of Martelella mediterranea DSM 17316 contains these coding sequences:
- a CDS encoding mandelate racemase/muconate lactonizing enzyme family protein, which produces MPIASFRITRYQFRRHRPIGDSQVRADEVNVAALELIAEDGTVGLGFMQSLFFPLPSAEELTRVFAAEVFPALEGQQAGALVHRVSRPRGGKQRAASIPAYEAVQVALWDMFAKQLGMPLYKLLGGGHKDRVRAYASGLDFHLSDHEFTELFGAADAQGFSAFKIKVGHPDFEWDLNRLALLKKAVRPDAEIMIDANEAWGAKEALVKINAIEALGYRLTWVEDPILRSDFRGLKMLCEATANTLINSGEYLDASGKRALMAAGATDMVNVHGQITDVMHVGWLAAELGVPVSLGNTFLEVGLHPALALPEVEWVEYSFQNFDHLVDETFEIRDGFFVAPERPGHGLVLNEATRAEWARPEIVATDAIGPVPPGSEPKILAALA; this is translated from the coding sequence ATGCCTATAGCGAGCTTTCGTATCACGCGCTACCAGTTTCGTCGCCATCGTCCGATCGGCGACAGCCAGGTGCGGGCCGATGAGGTGAACGTTGCCGCGCTGGAACTGATCGCCGAGGACGGCACGGTGGGGCTCGGTTTCATGCAGTCGCTGTTCTTCCCGCTGCCATCGGCGGAAGAGCTGACGCGCGTGTTCGCCGCGGAAGTGTTTCCCGCCCTTGAGGGCCAGCAGGCAGGCGCGCTGGTGCATCGCGTTTCCCGGCCGCGCGGCGGCAAGCAGCGCGCTGCCTCCATTCCGGCCTACGAGGCCGTGCAGGTCGCGCTCTGGGACATGTTTGCCAAGCAGCTTGGCATGCCGCTCTACAAATTGCTGGGCGGCGGACACAAGGATCGGGTCCGCGCCTATGCCTCCGGGCTTGATTTCCATCTGAGCGATCACGAGTTCACCGAGCTTTTCGGCGCGGCCGACGCGCAGGGCTTCTCCGCCTTCAAGATCAAGGTCGGGCATCCCGATTTCGAATGGGACCTCAACCGGCTGGCCCTCCTGAAGAAGGCCGTGCGTCCCGACGCCGAGATCATGATCGATGCCAATGAGGCCTGGGGCGCGAAGGAAGCGCTCGTCAAGATCAACGCGATCGAGGCGCTCGGCTATCGCCTTACCTGGGTCGAGGATCCGATTCTGCGTTCGGATTTTCGCGGGCTGAAAATGTTGTGCGAGGCGACCGCCAACACGCTGATCAACTCGGGCGAATATCTCGATGCCTCCGGCAAGCGCGCGCTGATGGCGGCGGGCGCGACCGACATGGTCAATGTTCATGGCCAGATCACCGATGTCATGCATGTCGGTTGGCTTGCCGCCGAGCTTGGCGTTCCGGTCTCGCTGGGCAACACCTTTCTGGAGGTCGGCCTGCATCCCGCGCTGGCGCTGCCGGAAGTCGAATGGGTCGAATATTCGTTCCAGAACTTCGACCACCTGGTCGACGAAACCTTCGAGATTCGCGACGGCTTTTTCGTCGCCCCGGAAAGGCCCGGCCACGGCCTCGTGCTCAACGAGGCCACGCGGGCCGAATGGGCCCGTCCGGAAATCGTCGCGACTGATGCCATCGGTCCGGTGCCGCCGGGCTCGGAGCCGAAAATCCTGGCCGCTTTGGCCTGA
- a CDS encoding ABC transporter substrate-binding protein gives MHIVKLSMAAAALTAIAAPAFSAELTVWDWKSGDPAAASYIQAAKEKFEAENPGDTVNFVMQPHDQYYTILGTALASGKGPDVFLLHGGAQTRARIPALVDLSAHSENLVGTADFEGEDGKLYALPITIQGFVVYYNKELYADAGLDPESPPQTWDELVAVCEAIKEKGDVPCFAMGNKEGFGAEFLLSSLAASMLTDEQQQAFADGTLKWSSPEISAILQTWVDEGEMGWYNKGANSQAKFMDEYEQFMRSDAANVIGLISDVAHWKQFDEFLGADNLGVFIHPAPEMAFDKLRMPVSGGIGYGVNKDSEHPELAEKLATTLADPEPIAVFVNDAGVVPASTVVDTSSLSSPSVIEILGYLNDQSAPTAHSSVTAEELAEWHRQSQLLLNGDTTVEEAASRMDDVQAKAHGG, from the coding sequence ATGCATATCGTGAAACTGTCCATGGCGGCTGCCGCCTTGACCGCCATTGCGGCGCCTGCATTTTCCGCCGAACTGACGGTCTGGGACTGGAAGTCCGGCGATCCGGCCGCCGCAAGCTATATTCAGGCAGCGAAGGAAAAGTTCGAGGCCGAAAATCCAGGCGATACGGTGAATTTCGTCATGCAGCCGCATGACCAGTATTACACCATTCTCGGAACGGCGCTCGCCTCGGGCAAGGGGCCGGATGTGTTCCTCTTGCATGGCGGCGCGCAGACCCGCGCGCGCATTCCAGCCCTTGTCGACCTGTCCGCGCATAGCGAGAACCTGGTCGGAACGGCTGATTTCGAGGGCGAGGACGGCAAGCTCTACGCACTGCCGATCACCATTCAGGGCTTCGTTGTCTACTATAACAAGGAGCTCTACGCCGATGCCGGCCTTGACCCGGAAAGCCCGCCGCAGACCTGGGACGAGCTTGTCGCCGTCTGCGAGGCGATCAAGGAAAAGGGCGATGTCCCCTGCTTCGCCATGGGCAACAAGGAGGGCTTCGGGGCCGAATTCCTGCTGTCCTCGCTCGCCGCTTCCATGCTGACGGATGAGCAGCAGCAGGCTTTCGCCGACGGCACGCTCAAATGGTCGAGCCCGGAGATCAGCGCCATCCTGCAGACCTGGGTCGATGAAGGCGAGATGGGCTGGTACAACAAGGGCGCCAATTCGCAGGCCAAGTTCATGGACGAGTATGAGCAGTTCATGCGCTCCGATGCCGCCAACGTCATCGGCCTGATCTCCGATGTCGCGCATTGGAAGCAGTTCGACGAATTCCTGGGCGCCGACAATCTTGGCGTCTTTATCCATCCCGCACCCGAGATGGCGTTCGACAAGCTGCGTATGCCGGTCTCGGGCGGCATCGGCTACGGCGTTAACAAGGACAGCGAACATCCAGAGCTGGCGGAGAAGCTGGCGACGACGCTCGCCGATCCGGAGCCGATCGCCGTCTTCGTCAATGATGCGGGCGTCGTTCCGGCCAGCACCGTCGTCGACACGTCGAGCCTTTCAAGCCCTTCGGTGATCGAAATTCTTGGCTATCTGAACGATCAGAGCGCGCCGACGGCGCATTCCAGCGTCACGGCGGAGGAACTGGCCGAATGGCATCGCCAGAGCCAGCTTCTGCTGAACGGCGACACCACGGTCGAAGAAGCGGCCAGCCGCATGGACGACGTGCAGGCGAAGGCCCACGGCGGCTGA
- a CDS encoding carbohydrate ABC transporter permease → MAKDQTAPRRRNRLGAERRFAYFCILPPIILVLVFRILPLIWGFFLSLTDSTGFNDASFIGLANYREMAADPNVHAAARNTGILILSLPVWIMLPMLLATLIHVGVPGGKLYRSVYFFPAVLSSVIVGSIFNIVLRYDGGLNALLGMFGIEGVDWLGSGSTALLSLFTVQLWATFGMSLLIFLAGLSTLSSEMLEAARLDGAKLWQTWVYVIIPAMMPIIEFVAVVTTIGVLTNMFGLIYVLTAGGPGTATTLPEFLIWLEQGQMNRPGYAASLSMVLFALMGGIAYLQIRIMNRNANV, encoded by the coding sequence ATGGCCAAGGACCAGACAGCACCACGTCGCCGAAACCGCCTCGGGGCGGAGCGGCGCTTTGCCTATTTCTGCATCCTGCCGCCGATCATTCTGGTGCTGGTTTTCCGCATCCTGCCGCTGATCTGGGGCTTCTTCCTGTCGCTGACGGATTCCACCGGCTTCAATGATGCGTCCTTCATCGGTCTCGCAAACTATCGCGAGATGGCGGCTGACCCGAATGTCCATGCGGCGGCCCGCAATACCGGCATTCTGATCCTGTCGCTGCCGGTCTGGATCATGCTGCCCATGCTGCTGGCAACCCTCATTCACGTCGGGGTGCCGGGGGGCAAACTCTACCGCTCCGTCTATTTCTTTCCCGCCGTGCTTTCGAGCGTCATCGTCGGTTCGATCTTCAACATCGTGCTGCGCTATGATGGCGGCCTCAATGCGCTTCTCGGCATGTTCGGCATCGAGGGCGTCGACTGGCTCGGCAGCGGCTCGACAGCGCTTCTGTCGCTCTTCACCGTGCAGCTCTGGGCAACCTTCGGCATGAGCCTGCTGATCTTTCTGGCCGGCCTTTCGACGCTGTCCTCGGAAATGCTGGAGGCCGCAAGGCTCGACGGCGCCAAGCTCTGGCAGACCTGGGTCTATGTCATCATACCGGCGATGATGCCGATCATCGAATTCGTTGCGGTGGTGACCACGATCGGGGTTCTGACCAATATGTTCGGCCTGATCTATGTGCTGACGGCCGGCGGACCGGGCACGGCGACGACGCTGCCGGAATTCCTGATCTGGCTCGAGCAGGGGCAGATGAACAGGCCGGGCTATGCCGCCTCGCTTTCCATGGTGCTGTTCGCGCTGATGGGCGGGATCGCCTATCTGCAGATCCGCATCATGAACCGCAACGCCAACGTCTGA
- a CDS encoding carbohydrate ABC transporter permease, whose amino-acid sequence MAQAGNKQKRLLWVFSVPMALLALSCVYPVFFAINNALKTNKGYILDRFGIVTEPTLMNFVDVWNRSGLSAYFFNSVVVTLGAVLVLLVISSLAGFAFAVLRFPLRKLIFVVILASLMIPVQVVLVPFYQTIIGLNLLNTRIGLIISYTAFFLPFSVYLMTSFYAGLPRELVEAARIDGAKLIQIWWHVMVPMGKPALITLGILNTLYCWNDVLISLLVLQDKRTLMVGIAALRGEYTTNVPLLSAGIVLAAAPIVILYIIFQRQIVSGIAVGAVKG is encoded by the coding sequence ATGGCACAGGCCGGCAACAAGCAGAAACGGCTGCTCTGGGTGTTTTCCGTGCCCATGGCGCTTCTGGCGCTCAGTTGCGTCTATCCGGTTTTCTTCGCGATCAACAACGCGCTGAAGACCAACAAGGGCTATATCCTCGACCGGTTCGGGATCGTCACCGAGCCGACATTGATGAATTTCGTCGATGTCTGGAACCGTTCGGGCCTGTCGGCCTATTTCTTCAACTCCGTCGTCGTCACGCTCGGCGCGGTGCTCGTGCTGCTGGTGATCTCGTCGCTTGCCGGCTTTGCCTTCGCGGTGCTGCGCTTTCCGCTGCGCAAGCTGATCTTCGTCGTCATCCTCGCCTCGCTGATGATCCCGGTGCAGGTGGTGCTGGTGCCGTTCTACCAGACGATCATCGGCCTCAACCTGCTGAATACCAGGATCGGGCTGATCATCTCCTACACCGCGTTCTTCCTGCCGTTTTCGGTCTATCTGATGACCTCGTTCTACGCCGGCCTGCCGCGCGAACTGGTGGAGGCGGCCCGCATTGACGGGGCGAAGCTGATCCAGATCTGGTGGCATGTGATGGTGCCCATGGGCAAGCCGGCCCTGATCACGCTCGGCATCCTCAACACGCTCTACTGCTGGAACGACGTGCTGATCTCGCTGCTCGTGCTGCAGGACAAGCGCACGCTGATGGTCGGCATTGCGGCGCTGCGCGGCGAATACACCACCAATGTGCCGCTTTTGTCGGCCGGCATCGTGCTGGCGGCCGCGCCCATCGTCATTCTCTATATCATTTTCCAGCGCCAGATTGTCAGCGGCATCGCCGTCGGCGCGGTGAAAGGCTAA
- a CDS encoding ABC transporter ATP-binding protein produces MAQLALRDIRKSYGSVDVIHGVSLEVEEGELVVFVGPSGCGKSTLLRMIAGLEDITGGELTIGGERMNDVEPADRGVAMVFQSYALYPHMTVADNMSFGLRMTRHPKAEIEEKVRHAADILQLTPLLERKPSQLSGGQRQRVAIGRAIVRNPEVFLFDEPLSNLDAELRVQTRVEIAKLHAALGNTMIYVTHDQTEAMTLADRIVVLRGGRVEQIGAPVSLYHDPDNLFVAGFIGSPRMNFLKAVANGDGTVSVAGGNVRLPDLQHPPAAGQEVTFGIRPEHLDAESGNELPITVDVSEELGATTYVYGTVEGGEPVIAERRNREAPRHGETITLRFDPAHARLFDRDGLRIR; encoded by the coding sequence ATGGCTCAGCTTGCTCTGCGCGATATCCGCAAGTCCTATGGTTCGGTCGATGTCATCCACGGCGTTTCGCTGGAGGTGGAAGAGGGCGAACTGGTCGTCTTCGTCGGCCCGTCCGGCTGCGGCAAGTCCACGCTTCTGCGGATGATCGCAGGCCTCGAGGACATCACCGGCGGGGAGCTTACGATCGGCGGCGAGCGCATGAACGATGTCGAGCCGGCCGATCGCGGCGTGGCGATGGTGTTCCAGTCCTATGCGCTCTACCCGCATATGACCGTCGCCGACAATATGAGCTTCGGCCTCAGGATGACACGCCACCCGAAAGCCGAGATCGAGGAAAAGGTCAGGCACGCCGCCGACATCCTGCAACTGACGCCACTTCTGGAACGCAAGCCATCGCAGCTTTCCGGCGGCCAGCGCCAGCGCGTGGCGATCGGCCGGGCGATCGTGCGCAATCCGGAGGTGTTCCTGTTCGACGAGCCGCTCTCCAACCTCGATGCCGAGTTGAGGGTGCAGACCCGCGTCGAGATCGCCAAGCTGCATGCGGCGCTCGGCAATACCATGATCTACGTGACCCACGACCAGACCGAGGCGATGACGCTTGCCGACAGGATCGTGGTGCTGCGCGGCGGCCGGGTCGAGCAGATCGGCGCGCCGGTCTCGCTCTATCATGATCCCGACAATCTCTTCGTCGCGGGCTTCATCGGTTCGCCGCGCATGAACTTCCTGAAGGCCGTCGCGAATGGCGATGGCACCGTGAGTGTTGCCGGCGGCAATGTCAGGCTGCCCGACTTGCAGCATCCCCCTGCCGCCGGCCAGGAGGTCACCTTCGGCATTCGCCCCGAGCATCTCGACGCGGAGTCCGGCAATGAATTGCCGATCACCGTCGATGTGTCGGAGGAACTCGGCGCCACGACCTATGTCTATGGCACGGTCGAGGGCGGAGAGCCCGTCATCGCCGAGCGCCGCAACCGTGAAGCGCCGCGCCACGGCGAGACCATCACGCTCCGCTTCGATCCGGCCCACGCGCGGCTGTTCGACCGGGATGGCCTCAGGATAAGGTAG
- a CDS encoding aldose 1-epimerase family protein, producing MVQLYGKSLSRAELAALSGNVSHAAGVRLMQLNDGLERGIRMLEFRSGTGLRFTVLIDRALDIADCDYRGQAIGWHSPAGFRHPALHEYEGEGGLGFMRSFSGLMITCGLDHILFMNDTETSSYVYGPRQKASHSLHGRVGTIPARLSGYGERWEGDRLILWAEGVVTQAAVFGEHLELHRRIEIEAGTSDIRLSDRVVNAGFYRTPHMFCYHINVGHPVLEEGARYLAPIRDVVNVAHADSYEKQGVGYRTLSGPQMNFHEQVWQHEMAADDNGAVPVALVNDRLGLGLMVTTKKHQFPCQYEWQNLQAGQYALGIEPATHHVLGNNAARERREMIWLEHGDERRYDTVFSVLPDAQAIAAAEAGIRAIAIQPESDYPAASGNFRPIEGRGA from the coding sequence ATGGTCCAGCTTTATGGAAAGTCCTTGTCGCGCGCCGAACTGGCCGCGCTCAGCGGAAATGTGAGCCATGCGGCGGGCGTGCGGCTGATGCAGCTCAATGACGGGCTCGAGCGCGGCATCCGTATGCTGGAATTCCGTTCCGGCACGGGGCTTCGGTTTACCGTCCTGATCGATCGCGCCTTGGATATCGCGGACTGCGACTATCGCGGTCAGGCGATCGGCTGGCACAGCCCGGCGGGCTTCCGCCACCCGGCGCTGCATGAATATGAGGGCGAAGGCGGTCTTGGATTCATGCGGAGTTTCTCCGGCCTGATGATCACCTGCGGTCTAGACCATATCCTGTTCATGAACGACACCGAGACCAGCTCCTATGTCTACGGCCCGCGCCAAAAGGCCTCTCATTCGCTGCATGGACGGGTCGGCACCATCCCGGCGCGGCTGAGCGGATATGGCGAGCGCTGGGAGGGCGACAGGCTGATCCTGTGGGCCGAGGGCGTGGTGACGCAGGCGGCGGTCTTCGGCGAGCATCTCGAACTGCACCGGCGGATCGAGATCGAGGCCGGCACAAGCGACATCCGTCTCAGCGACCGGGTGGTCAATGCCGGCTTCTACCGCACGCCGCACATGTTCTGCTATCACATCAATGTCGGCCATCCGGTGCTGGAAGAGGGCGCGCGCTATCTCGCGCCGATCCGCGATGTGGTCAACGTGGCGCATGCCGACAGCTATGAGAAGCAAGGCGTTGGCTACCGCACGCTGTCCGGCCCGCAGATGAATTTCCATGAGCAGGTCTGGCAGCATGAGATGGCGGCCGACGACAATGGCGCGGTTCCGGTCGCGCTCGTCAACGATCGGCTCGGTCTTGGCCTCATGGTCACGACCAAAAAGCATCAATTTCCCTGCCAGTATGAATGGCAGAACCTGCAGGCGGGCCAGTATGCGCTGGGGATCGAGCCCGCGACCCATCATGTTCTCGGCAATAATGCGGCGCGCGAGCGCCGCGAGATGATCTGGCTCGAACATGGCGACGAGCGCCGTTACGACACGGTGTTCTCCGTCCTCCCCGATGCGCAGGCGATTGCGGCAGCGGAAGCCGGAATCCGCGCGATCGCGATCCAGCCGGAGAGCGATTACCCCGCCGCCAGCGGCAATTTCCGGCCGATTGAGGGGCGCGGGGCATGA
- a CDS encoding SDR family NAD(P)-dependent oxidoreductase yields MSVRFVMTGRRVLYTGGAGGLGAETTRALLSAGAEVHVLDFDAEKIAALEGAASEATADRLHLHRIDLLDKPALAGLLGTLAAERAIDVVINNAAIYPSKPFEDYSDAELAAVHGVNVEAAQLCTRAALPGMRAQNWGRILNVTSITLSGQWENLVPYVQSKGSLLGLTRAWAREFGKWGVTVNAIAPGAFPTDAEKIHPDPEGYNAMVLDRQAVKRRGSANDIAAAVMFLASEEAGFITGQSLAVNGGWVME; encoded by the coding sequence ATGAGCGTCCGTTTCGTCATGACCGGCCGGCGGGTGCTCTATACCGGCGGGGCCGGCGGGCTTGGCGCGGAGACGACCCGAGCGCTGCTTTCCGCCGGCGCGGAGGTGCATGTGCTGGATTTCGACGCGGAGAAGATCGCGGCGCTTGAAGGTGCCGCGTCCGAAGCCACGGCGGATCGCCTTCATCTCCACCGCATCGACCTTCTGGACAAGCCGGCGTTGGCCGGGCTTCTCGGGACGCTTGCGGCCGAGCGCGCGATCGATGTCGTGATCAACAATGCGGCGATCTACCCCTCCAAGCCGTTCGAGGATTATTCCGATGCCGAACTGGCGGCGGTTCATGGGGTCAATGTCGAGGCGGCGCAGCTATGCACCCGTGCGGCGCTTCCCGGTATGCGGGCGCAGAACTGGGGTCGCATCCTGAACGTCACCTCGATCACGCTTTCCGGCCAATGGGAAAATCTCGTGCCTTACGTCCAGTCGAAGGGATCGCTCCTGGGTCTGACGCGGGCCTGGGCGCGGGAATTCGGCAAATGGGGCGTGACCGTGAATGCGATCGCGCCGGGCGCCTTTCCGACGGATGCGGAGAAGATCCACCCCGATCCCGAAGGCTACAACGCCATGGTGCTGGACCGGCAGGCCGTCAAGCGGCGCGGCAGCGCGAACGATATCGCGGCCGCCGTCATGTTTCTGGCCTCCGAAGAGGCCGGCTTCATCACCGGACAATCGCTGGCCGTCAATGGCGGCTGGGTCATGGAGTGA
- a CDS encoding CaiB/BaiF CoA transferase family protein encodes MGILSGYTVLDCSIAMAGPFAAQRLGDLGADVIKIEPVTGEWQRHAPAGGVTGNEVNVSFLSLNRNKRSLAVDLKSDEGRKIIRRLVKTADVFIQNYRAGVAGRLGVDYETLSAINPGLIYVSMTGFGEDGPYAKRPGQDLLLQAISGAMMSTGRAGEPPQASGQYIVDAVTAYTAFEGALAALLHRERTGEGQKVEVNMLDAITTIQMQELSVFTVGHKPQTRSAEPHAHVYIRSPYGTFATTDGYIALAMPQFEAMAKALDEPRLADLDEMKAGWEDRDDVFALTREAIGKFSTADALERLNAHGIWAGPVYTYADLVADPQIAHNGTFVEYDHATEGRVKTPGFPIRFSRTPSEVRYGAPRVGEHTNEVLTAAGFSDDEIVEMAKSGAIKSLDA; translated from the coding sequence ATGGGAATTCTGAGCGGATATACGGTGCTGGACTGCTCGATCGCCATGGCGGGCCCGTTCGCGGCCCAGCGTCTCGGCGATCTCGGCGCCGATGTGATCAAGATCGAGCCGGTGACCGGCGAATGGCAGCGTCATGCGCCTGCCGGCGGCGTGACCGGAAACGAGGTCAATGTCTCTTTCCTGTCGCTCAACCGCAACAAGCGCTCTCTGGCGGTGGATCTCAAATCCGATGAGGGCCGCAAGATCATCCGGCGGCTGGTGAAGACGGCTGATGTCTTCATCCAGAACTACCGCGCCGGCGTCGCCGGGCGTCTGGGTGTGGATTACGAGACGCTGTCGGCCATCAATCCCGGCCTGATCTATGTGTCGATGACCGGCTTCGGCGAGGATGGCCCCTATGCGAAGCGACCGGGGCAGGACCTGCTGCTGCAGGCCATTTCCGGCGCGATGATGTCGACCGGGCGCGCTGGCGAGCCGCCGCAGGCCTCAGGCCAGTACATCGTCGATGCGGTCACCGCCTACACCGCCTTCGAGGGCGCGCTCGCAGCGCTCTTGCACCGGGAGCGGACCGGCGAGGGGCAGAAGGTCGAGGTCAACATGCTTGACGCGATCACCACCATCCAGATGCAGGAATTGTCGGTCTTCACCGTCGGCCACAAGCCGCAGACCCGCAGCGCCGAGCCGCACGCCCATGTCTATATCCGCTCGCCCTATGGCACCTTTGCGACGACCGACGGCTATATCGCGCTCGCCATGCCGCAGTTCGAGGCGATGGCCAAGGCGCTGGACGAGCCGCGCCTTGCCGATCTCGACGAGATGAAGGCCGGTTGGGAAGACCGCGACGACGTCTTCGCGCTGACTCGCGAGGCGATCGGCAAATTCTCCACCGCCGACGCGCTGGAACGCCTGAATGCGCACGGCATCTGGGCCGGGCCGGTCTACACCTATGCCGATCTCGTGGCCGACCCCCAGATCGCCCATAACGGCACATTCGTCGAATATGACCATGCGACGGAAGGCCGGGTGAAGACGCCGGGCTTCCCGATCCGCTTCTCGCGCACACCGTCCGAGGTCCGCTATGGCGCGCCGCGCGTCGGCGAACACACAAACGAGGTTTTGACCGCCGCCGGGTTCTCCGATGACGAGATCGTCGAAATGGCGAAGTCCGGCGCGATCAAGAGCCTGGACGCATAG
- a CDS encoding enoyl-CoA hydratase/isomerase family protein yields the protein MNAPDTRELTLDVSGHVATITYNRPAKLNAMTPEMARLLEEAVAACNDADDVRVVILTGTGKAFCAGSDIALLETYETPWAFRNRTEYCDILRALRKPSIAAINGYAFGGGLEMAMSCDIRLASDNAKLGAPEIKLGWIGGGGMTAHLAQSIGPSNAALMVMTGEPVTAQQALSWGLVSDVTAPEALMDRAHEIAGQIAARAPIAAETAKANLKAAFNMPLEQAVAYERDLQTICFATEDAHEGRAAFAEKRAATFAKR from the coding sequence ATGAACGCGCCCGATACACGGGAACTGACGCTGGACGTGTCGGGGCATGTCGCCACGATCACGTATAACCGGCCCGCGAAACTGAACGCGATGACCCCGGAAATGGCGCGCCTGCTCGAAGAAGCCGTTGCTGCCTGCAACGACGCCGACGATGTGCGCGTGGTGATCCTGACGGGCACCGGCAAGGCGTTTTGCGCGGGCTCCGATATCGCGCTGCTGGAGACCTATGAAACGCCCTGGGCGTTTCGCAATCGCACCGAATATTGCGACATTCTGCGCGCTTTGCGCAAACCCTCGATCGCGGCGATCAACGGCTATGCCTTTGGCGGAGGGCTGGAAATGGCGATGTCCTGCGATATCCGCCTCGCCTCGGACAATGCGAAACTGGGCGCGCCGGAGATCAAGCTCGGTTGGATCGGCGGCGGCGGCATGACCGCGCATCTGGCGCAGTCGATCGGCCCGTCCAATGCGGCGCTGATGGTGATGACCGGCGAGCCGGTCACGGCGCAGCAGGCCCTTTCCTGGGGGCTGGTCAGTGACGTGACGGCGCCGGAGGCGCTGATGGACCGCGCCCACGAAATCGCCGGGCAGATCGCCGCCCGCGCGCCGATTGCCGCGGAAACCGCCAAGGCCAATCTGAAGGCGGCCTTCAACATGCCGCTGGAACAGGCCGTCGCCTATGAACGCGACCTGCAGACGATCTGCTTTGCGACCGAAGACGCGCATGAAGGCCGCGCCGCCTTCGCTGAAAAGCGCGCCGCGACGTTTGCGAAGAGGTGA
- a CDS encoding ABC transporter permease, which produces MTRLKTLVKHREFSVFAMLILVALYLSFSNDYFLSQRNLMNVGRQGSVVAIVALGQALVIIARGIDLSVGSVVGLSAVCAAIVLQTTDSNILALAAGLGAGLSAGVLNGLMVTRFRINPFIATLGMLSIARGVALLMTGGIPVTFMGWAEVLGAGRVFDIPVSVILMIGLAILVHLIATRTVTGREIYAVGDNPKAARLAGIDTGRIRMVVFAFCGLLAGLGGIILAGNLASADPNLGMGYELDVIAAVILGGTALSGGRGSIIGVFIGAMLMALLNNAFVLLGISAYWQVVTKGLIIILAVGVDGLHRGDEAED; this is translated from the coding sequence ATGACCCGTCTCAAAACACTGGTGAAACACCGCGAATTTTCCGTCTTTGCGATGTTGATCCTGGTCGCGCTCTACTTAAGCTTCTCCAACGACTACTTTCTTTCGCAGCGAAATCTCATGAATGTCGGCCGTCAGGGCTCGGTGGTCGCCATCGTCGCGCTAGGCCAGGCGCTGGTCATTATCGCGCGCGGGATCGATCTTTCCGTCGGCTCGGTGGTCGGGCTTTCGGCGGTCTGCGCGGCCATCGTGCTGCAGACGACGGATTCGAACATTCTCGCGCTGGCCGCAGGCCTCGGCGCCGGCCTCTCCGCCGGCGTGCTCAACGGTCTGATGGTCACCCGGTTCCGCATCAACCCGTTCATCGCGACGCTCGGCATGCTGTCGATCGCGCGCGGCGTGGCGCTTCTGATGACGGGCGGCATTCCCGTCACCTTCATGGGCTGGGCCGAAGTGCTGGGCGCGGGCCGTGTGTTCGATATCCCGGTCTCGGTGATCCTCATGATCGGGCTTGCGATCCTTGTGCATCTGATCGCCACCCGCACCGTCACGGGGCGGGAAATCTATGCCGTCGGCGACAATCCCAAGGCCGCGCGTCTGGCGGGTATCGATACCGGGCGCATCCGCATGGTGGTCTTTGCCTTCTGCGGCCTGCTTGCAGGTCTCGGCGGCATCATTCTCGCCGGCAACCTTGCAAGCGCCGACCCCAATCTGGGCATGGGCTACGAGCTTGACGTCATTGCCGCCGTCATTCTCGGCGGCACCGCGCTCAGCGGCGGGCGCGGCTCGATCATCGGCGTCTTTATCGGCGCCATGCTCATGGCGCTCTTGAACAACGCATTCGTCCTGCTGGGCATTTCGGCCTACTGGCAGGTCGTGACCAAGGGGCTCATCATCATCCTCGCCGTGGGGGTGGACGGGCTTCACCGAGGAGACGAGGCCGAGGACTGA